gacgggaagagaccgggagagacgggagagaccgggagagaccggaagagaccgggagagaccgggagagaccgggagagaccgggagagacggggagagacgggtagagatggagagagaccgggagagacgggaagagaccgggagagaccgggaaagacgggaagagacgaggagagaccggtagagacggggagagaccgggagagacggaaagaaacggggagagaccgggagagaccgggagagacgagtaaagacgggaagagacggggagagaccaggagagacggggcaAGACCGGGAGtgacagggagagacggggagagacgggtagagaccgggagagaccgggagaggcgaagaatgtttctattgtgtttaaattaaagtaataagaaaaatggctgttattttattgaaaaaaaaggaacttatttaaaacagtcttttgaatggatttctaaatttatggcagcttttagaaaaaaaagttagaagtacgtgaataaatgaatattagatttattaaagatggataaatgtttattcaaaaataaaataaaaagagcaacagtaaagcaaggctcttgaaagttaaacaacgaaagcaaagaaaatttgaaaaaaacgtagcgtaagaatagagagccacagcaacgcgtggcagggcatagctagttagaaataaaataaggtGTAAGTAAGAAGACagaataataatctttaaattaaaattaatagtcattgaaaagtaatacaaaaatttcttctttaatatttattaatgttattaattagaaattactcgaaaattttatttgcatgcttttttataagaatttttgcaacaaatgtgtaaaattatcgGAAACTTTAGTACTTACTTGATCAATGATTTTGACTGTTTTGTTTTTTCGTTGCTCTCGTTAACTTGTTGCCAAATACCAGTTTTGTTCACCTCCTCGCTGATATTGATACTCGCCAGAGGAATTTTCATGATGTTCCCGTTAGCCAAAGAGATCTGAATGTTTCCCGGGGGTCCGTAGCCCATCGTTTCGTTATGATCCTGCAGGACGAATGAAACAATAGTTTGAATCTCAACCTTGATGCGCGATGAATTTCTATCAGGCCATGCATAAATTCAAGCGAACTTTGCGTTGCCTTCAAACTGCTGGGAAGCAGGCGTGATACGTTGCTTGCCAGCATATATTTCACATGAGCTGGTCAATTATACATagcgtaataaattataagtgtATGTGAGGAAGTAATAACGATCGGTCAGGGACATCACGTAACACtatgaataaatttacaagGGTGTGACTTGGTATATAGATTTGTAGATAATTCTAATAGGAGAATacacaatagaaaaattagTGCGACGAGTCCATgatgagaatataaaattatatcggCAATTtcgtgttatttttttcttcttttgagGGAAGGGgggaataattttaataagtgaCGAATTCGTTTATCTTAAGAATTATGATCAAgatcgatattattttatactgtgTGGTATGTTAATTGATAACGATCGacattaattgtttatatcctAAGAGGAAGTATTATTcacagtaatattaaatattatttgagaataaatacaaatgtgcaaagacatattttaatatcttaacatttgtcaatatttttaataatttaatgattaaacacaCAGTTACGTTTTGATCTTCAACTGTAAGTGGCTGCATATCCTTGTTATCgtatataatttgcaaaaaattaacatgCTGTTATTGCATTTAGCTCAGTGGCGCATGATTATTATCGAAACGCATCTATCGTATTGTGCATCGTCGCGTTTGCGTTCGTCGAAAAGTCTCTTCGATTACAAACGGATGTAGGATGTTCGCTGAATCATTTGTTTGCGAAAAGAATATGACTGCCGGTTTATGCGGCGAAACTACGGACGTGCACTTATGGTGACGTACCAATAACAGGCGGAGGATTCGACAACTGGCATTTTTTTCGTTTGTGATTTCCGTATCGATATCTCCGTGTTTGTCCGGCTCGTGTGTGATTTCTTTCAGTTGCTCTCTCATTTTCTCTTGCTGAATCATCATTCTCCTCCGTGAGTCATGCTGTGCTTCCGCTCAGTTATTCTgtctttaattgcattaacaACGAACGCATGCTGTCAGGTATTACACGGTGCGACGCCTCATTTAATAGTTTACTCGCGTCAAAATAAGTATTACATTCTTTTAACTGATGTTATTCTACTgtattgtatgaaaaattacatataataatggtTACAccgttttatatgtaatatatccATTTTTTCCGCTTATTTTGATCttcgtaaaattataataaaaaagtatcattgttattaatttttgacatatatttataaaacaaattccgaaaaaaattaaacaagaatcttttctcgataataaatattagtgtaataaatgttatttattatttttgcaatttagttattaaaagtAGGGTTcctatacataaatttagttaaattataaaataaaatgtgcaacccaaatacaaaatattaaagagcAAAACAAAAACGcagcaacaaaaaattaatttcacagtacacataaataaatttatcgttaatttatcgttaattatGATGAAACATGTGTCACAATTAAGCTATTTGttattcatattaatatacttCGCATTCTCTCCTTCCATCTTCTTGTATGATGTCATGTgtgtttttcaattaataataatttttgaataatattatatatcagacattttgatattttgtattgTGAGTATTGTGAGAGATAAACagaatctctctttctcaggCAGACGAACATTTACATTATATGAATCCGTTAATTGTGTTAGGAGATGTTGAATTATAAAGAGGTTTCGTGTGTTTCGaaacaataatgtatttttacatgatttaaaataaatgaactGTGTACGATGGCGCATTAAATCGATACAAGTGTCTCGAATGATTCACAGAGAGGGATATTAGCGACACGGCGATACATTAAATGCAACAGATATTCGTTCACCTCGCCACGTCGCGAATATCGATCGCGGTGTGTCGATCGCTACTCGATGAATATCTTCGTTGATATTATTTGGATAATAGGCAACCTGCTTTccgtttaataatttaatagtcgATTAACTCtgactatatttaaaaaaattcgcaATACAGCGAACGTCTCTACTCTCCCATGGTGAACTGATTTTGTTTCAAACAGCCTTTTGCTGTAATATTggaatgtattaaattatatagaagaagtactctttaatttattcgaatgtacaaacaaaaatgtacaatattgCTTACCttgcaacaataattttcCTTAATTACTGTTAATAGCGCGACTATGCTTGTAACTATTATACTCGTAAGAGTATTAttcgattttaattatattacgacGTAATAATGAAATAGAAGACTGCATTTCTCTATCACTATCTTAAATTCGCCTAAGGTCGTATAaccaacatatatatatatatatatatatatatatatatatatatatataaacaaagataattatatataatcccACTAAAGACATCATACATCAATAAAGACACCGATAAAAATTCATCGCGCGCGGTTCACCATTGAAGAATAATCGGCAATAATCTGGAGCAAAGTgctccaaaataaaatttcaagtagCCGTCGACGTGTTCGAAGCGCTCGCAAAAAACGATCAACACTCAACACATTACTTTAATCTCGCTACAACAACGATGCTATCGATAAAAACGTTTAAGATTGCGGTATCCAAAAAAGTGTCTACCGTGTTCAAAAATTCAACAACAATGTATTACATTTACTTTAATACTGGTCGGTCGGTACACCACCTGGACTTGAGGATAAAGATGGTTTGGCACATATTTCGCGTGGAAGACGAGAGAATGGCCTTTGATGTCGAAACCTTTTCCGGTTCGttgaagaatatataaaaatttgtcgcATAAATGCTCAAAAATAACAATGTCATATATTTTCGTAAAATGGCAAATTTcacatttcaaaaaatttctacagaCTGAAGACGCAGTCCTACGTTCATTTTcggaatgtttttttttttgcatagcACCATTCTCGTCATCCTTATGTTTTCAAGCGGTCATttgcgaaaataaaaaaaaatcttgaccACAAAAAAAGGAGCAAAGTGTTGTTTCGACGAAAGAGTAAAAAGTGTGCGTTTTGCATAGAAATCATTGGTCCGTTCGtacttttcctttttaaattattaaaggcCGAATTTGGCACTCTTAAATTATCcgacatatgtataattatgcgctttaaattaaattatattctagCCTCATGTTCGGAGATCCTATATCTTTACTTTGTTCCGCGCAGCGACGAAAAACTAATTCGTTTCAGGTGACATTCGTCCGATCACTCGTCGTAGTATACATCGTTTCTTCTACAAAGGGCGGGTTCCCCAAAGTCGGAGAGAGTTATGGTGACCACGGGGCGAGCTGGGTTCGCCACGCGATCACCGTCTGTATGCTATTTGCGACAGGTGATGGCGTTTAATATTCGTGTCGCGGTGCTAACCTCGCCGTTCTCCAGCTTACGAAGATCGTCGGCGTGTTTCTTGCTTGGTTCCGGCATTATGTCGTCGAGGATTTTCAGTTCGCGTTGCGTAAACATCAAATCCAGGGATTTGCGTATGCCGATCATTACCACGAGCTGCAAAGTTTTACACAAGTTGAATTACCCTTGAAAAGATgtcactttgttttttttttttttttttatttcaaaatataccAATCCAGAGATTAATTAACTTTCGGCTTTATGGCTGCTACAATAAGaatctaatattaaaatacatcgGCATATATAAGATGATTTTATCGAAAAAacttattgattttcttagcaaaattataagagctttaacaataaatatcaacttaagtaaattaatttattgaatatgttaactgttttttttttcttatagaaGTTTTCTTGCAAGTATCCAAAACAAAACGATAATGTACTTCTGTTTGaatgtaatcgtaatttttctattgtcaaatttaaattaatagttcAGGAGAATTACGAATACCGTTAAGTAATCATCGACGGATTCTTAGATTAATTACTCACCATTAAAGGAAACAGAATAGAGGTGTGACTGAAAGATTTTATGAGCCACAGGCAGGCGAGGCAAGTAAGCTGAATTGCAGTGAACATGTGTACTCGTTTCAACGGGACCTAAAAATACATACTTGCTTCAAGTATTGGATTTACGTGGCTTCAAAATagtaagaattaaataaaatttgaaaaaaaaaaacgttctagaatattttattagtaataataattcctgcacgaaacaaaaaacaaattttgaataatttggaCTTATTTTCAGATTATCGAAGCGTTCGAAACCATTTGCTTACCTGGCGAAGAAACATGTAGTCCGGCTGATATTTAACGGGCATCAACATTATCAGAATCCTATCGAAGAATTGAAGACCTTTCAACGACGCGGCGCCCATGTACAGGAAGACACCGAACAGCACCGGCATCGGTATGTTCCTCAGCATCGGTGTTAAGAGTACCGAGCATCCGATCATCAGAAAGATAAGTATATGAGTAACCCTCTGCTCGCGGACACCTAAAAATTGCGGCTTCTCGCCTGGCGCGGCACACTCGGATTCCAACTTCAACGAGTTCACGTGATTTATGGAGAGTACTGTCGCTGCGACGAACCATGGAAGTCCCATTACCGAGCATATCTCGATCAGGATCGCCAGGATGAAAAGATCCAGATGGTACCCACATCCTTTCTGGAAAAGCATCACACCAAGATCATACAGATACAGTACTATCGTTGATGCGTTATTGCGAACTGTTGAACTCTCTTTCGCATCTATTTTATGTAACGTTTGTAGATGACGATGAATAGAAACATAATCGTTGAAGCAACATAATCGCTCACCTTTAACTTGTTCTCTTTTCTATTAACAATAACGGCCGTGATTTGCTGATCCATAAAGATCAATATAGTGCCCAATAAAGCGGGAAGACATGCCCCGATGGCACTCCACCACGGATTTCTCTCAAAAGGCCAGATTAGCCATCCTCGTCCCTCTAATGTTGGCTTGAACTCCGTTGGCACTTCCAATTTCGGCGTTGGAATGCCCACAAAATGATCCAATGTGCTCATAGAGAATATCGCGATTATTACTGCAAAGTCGCTTACCACTTGTCTCACCTGAAGTAACATAGGAAtgttatgaaagaaaattgcGCGATAGATGTAACGATAAGCTTTAATAAACTATTGAAttcctaataataaaaataaacgtgtatttatatttttatctaatataattttacaactaGCAATGTTATAACTTTTTGTATCTATATTatcttgaaagaaaaattgatctTGCATTCTCCTTTAATTAAAGCATATGTTACCTTTGAGGGAAAGAATAAAGCGTTTTTGAAATCCTTGAGCTCTACCGATAACAAAAACGTGCCCATGAATAGGATAATTGACATAAGGAACACGTCGGGTACATAATGCGGTACGCTGCAGCCATCACCCACCATAGTGCCATTGTAATTCTGAAAGAAGCAATAACGAACACGGCATCAAAGAGGAAGCGAATTGGATTGCCTCGTGTTTTCTTGCAAATTCAGAAACACCTAGTAATCTAGTTATGTTCGAACCTGTAATTTCTCAAGAGCATATAAAAAGAAGCAAAGAGCATATGTAATTGATTGTTGCGATTCAGCGTAACGAGACGTTTGTGTGTTCGGTGTTTCTTatcaataaaagtataaacCGAGCTGACATTCAAATAGAGtgcaatttttgttataacacGAGGCTACACGAATAgctcaaataaaagttgattCAATAATCTTGTAATACAATCAtacagtatttttaattaaaaaaaattgagaaaaaaccagattatttttttgaaaaatatggaaaaacaACTATAATAATGTGAAGTAgtgttcttaattttttagaaaaataaaattgaacaaaaaaccatatttttttaatttttttcgcgaAATAGAACAAAAGCGGACTTTTTTGAGAAATTTCTTAAACCTTTCAAATATGAAGAAATGTTGTGAAATAATTGACATAGGaaacaataaagataatattattttaaaagaaaaatctggaaaaatgtagcaaaaaaataaaaaaagatcttttttCCCAAATTTCCGTAAACTTTTTTGTGCTAGGAATATTATATAGTCATATcaatgtacttaaaatttagaCATCGAGAGAACAATCTATTGCGTTTGGTTAACACTAAGCAAATTGTTGTAGGCTTAACCTCTCGTTTAACATTATTTCGGATGTCATTACCTCGCAAGCTGTTTTATCCAATGTCGTCCAATTCATGTTGTCATAACTGGATGGCAAACTAATGTTTGGTGGTTTGCACCAGCAATCGTAATCCAGTGTTTGACTGGAATAGGTATTTAGAGGATATTTCTTGCCGATCGACAACACATTTTCGATAgcctaaaattaatatataaaaatatattaattataatattttatttataaaaatctgtgCACTTAGCTCTCGAGTTAAGCGGTAttataaaactgatatttcactcgaataatcaaataaatagcatttctgtctttatgataatataataaaaatatttaaaggataattttattattttatcacaaaGACAAAAATGCTATAAAACGCCTCCTTTAAAATGCCTTAATACGATTTCAAAAATCCATAGAATATCGTCAACGTTATATCCAATTTGGACAGCAGTATGATTTTTCTCACCttatagataaaaatgaaGGCGATAAGGGTAGCAAAATTTTCTTCCGTAAATCGAGTGATGTAACAAACGCAAGCACTTGCATCAAGAGCCACGAGAATCATTAGAATTACGGAAATCCATGTACCGATCCAAAAACGGAAAGACATATAACTCCAGTCAACCTTCCTGCAAGAAGAATAGTGATCTGATCAAATTAtctcgaagaaaaaaaagttgataaataatatttgatatataattacacataattacacataatattataatttttatatatatttataatattatccactctatattttcataaaataataatataaaagatattaattattataatattaatagatataaaaaatattggtataaaatctaataaaaatccAGATAGATTTGTGCAGATAGATAAAGACTAACTTGCAGAATTCGTAGACGATCGTCTCGAAAACCAGAACCGGACCGGTGGAACCGAGTATAGTCAAAGGCTGACCAGAGAAAAAGCCATATCCTATGCCACAGACGAAACCGGAGACTAACGATTCCATGGCGGCCATGTTCTTTCCGGTGGCCTCGCTGAGGAGACCACCGAAAGTAATGATGGGCGACAAGCAGgcgaaatataagaaaatgaaaGACGCGACGCACTGAAGTGCAAGGGCGTCCTTGAAgtcagataaataaaatggagCTTTTCTCTTAAAGTCGTTGATCAGACCGCCGAACAGTCTACCGGTTCTCGAAAGGCCGGATTCCTCCCTTAGCTTTTGTTCATCAGCTTCCTCGTCAAACTCTTCCTTAGGCTTTTCCTCCTTGGGTCTCTTTCTAACTTCCTGTAAACATTAAACCAAGCTACGAATGAAGTGAGAGCgaatacttttcaaatttgtatattgcAACATTAAActcgatataattttaatgaattaaaagtttgatattataaatatatagaagaaGATTGCTATTACTGACATAAGCTTTCTATAAaaactttcttatttttcggaaactaaatatttgactgtaataatactgataaaaCATAATCATAATCGCGCTACGTGTTGCGTCTTGCTGAGCAGCATAAAGTACTTGTATATAATCggtaaaaaattagtaaaaaatttttatattaaagtaaagcTTCTATAAATCCCCATATACATTAACTtggtattttatacaaataaatgttaaaagaaaagaaaaatataacctACTGTGCCAGTTTTGGAAATCCAATTTCTCAGAcgctcattttttataatgcaaaaatattaattattataaaatatgaaacagtattgtagcttttgtttaagaaatactatCTAGAAATAAAGTGCCGATATTAAAGACTTTTCTCTCACAGAATTGTGTTTGTTACGTGTTTCTTTTATcatcgataaaattattttcgagcGTTTATGTAACATTAAGTATCCaaactcataaaaattatatcgctTTGTATTTCTAGAATTACTCTTACCTGTGACGGGATAGCCGCTGGCGGTTCTATTCTGATGGCCGGGTCCCATTCACCGGGTGGTAGTACCGTCACGGCGTCTAGGAACTCATCAATACCAGATAAGAGgtgatttctattttttgcCTTGTAAGCCACGTCGTGGAAGACTTCGTCAGACATCAAGGTCGCCATAGCTCGGCCTATCTCGTGGAAACCCGAAATTCCACCCTAAAGATAATGCAAGGCGGCATATTATAAGTTATGATGTCTGacgtatagaaatttaatcaatataaacCTCAAACAAGtgtattacttaatataattttaataacactttttccttcatatacattttttcacaTGTCTTATATTGTacctttttaaacaatttattttaaatattttgaaattataataccATCATAAAACGGCGTAACTTAAGATTAATCATTATTGCATAACTTATTACAAACAATTACTTAATAGAAACTAACGTAACATGAAGTGATAAGCAAAAACTTTGTAAGAACTTGTGAGATTATCAGTCACGtgtaatgtacaaaaataaactagTATCCCTGTTtatcgataaataatttttaccataataAGATTATGTACAGTCTAAGAACTAATGACGTAAGCAAACCATTCTTATCCAAAGAAAAAAGtgtcattaaaattcaatataatgttgtgattttatgattaattatcAGAATAGCTTTTTAAGGTATACCatctttaagcaaaaaaaatataaataactcatataattataagttattattaagAGAATATTACcttcacatatatatatgcttcatgaaaaagttgaaagatataataatagcttttgaataatttaaatgtttaagtgttagttaagaattaaatttttattaattctttgcCTACCATGcattcttaaaacatttttcaagtctatatatattttaatatgtaagttACAgcaaatttagtaataaaaatttgacataatttcttatatttatttttagaataataaaagtattcaaatttagaaacaaacataacttataacaataaaaaacacaATGTACAAAGACGACATGTCAAGATGCAATTAGctcataattatgtatttaaattgcattcacgtgaagaagaaaaaattattttatattttagttccgagagagagagagagagagagagagagagagagagagagagagagagagaagagagagagagagagagatagaagagagagagagagagagagagagagaagagagagagagagagagagagagagagagagaggagagagagagagagagaggagagagagagagagagagagtctaTCTCTACTcgatctcttctctctctctcctagaGAGAGatctagagagagagagagaaaatattcaGCAAACGCAATCAGCATGCATGACTGCTTATTAACCATTTAATTGTCCTGCTATGAGAGAGGCGGTCTTCTCGAGtattaattgacaaaaataacaatttacattTAGATAGATATGCATACACATAAATGCAAAGTAAAAACCTTGCATTTAAGTGGTAATTTGGACTAGTTATATCCTTTTCTTAGATCTTTCATTCATTTGAGATTGAGTGTGGAAGATGATTGTCCGTGATAAATCGCTGATATAACTGTATAGCTAGTAAAGATATTGATTCGTCAGataattgacgatttaacAGGACTTTgagaaatttctttataataacatCATACTTGTATGaatgtattacaattttatttgataacatTAAAGTCAGGGATTCTATTTGCATTACGCAATTTATTTATGCGATATGTTAGTGTTCTAATATTTCAAACGGTATAAAGTTTTGGACCCGCGTGTGTCGTTCTTTTTCTGAACTTCTTTTGAACTTCTTCTGAACATAGGAGTCTCCGTAGTCCGATACTTTCAAATGCATAGCATtcgaaatgaataaattattagactTTCGAAAAAGACAAgatataatagtaattttattttctttgctCTCTCTatagaaagtaatttttcttacGATTGTCAACTTATTACAACTCAATTTATTCGTTTTAATTCGAAAcgattataacttttttttaatactttttatttttatatttaatcagaTCTTTACAATCTTTAGTCACGGTAGCATTCTTACCATGGGTCCCAGGAGGACGAAGATGAATCTTGTCGGAACAGGAACTTCTGTCAGGTCCCCCATTATTCCGGCTTGGCTTAACCGGATGAATGCGGACAAAGTCTTGTCGAGAAAATCGACCTCACCTACGAGTATGTTGCTTGCCTCGGCGCCGGGTGGTATCTTTCTCATAAAGTGCGTATTACCCTAATGAGAAAATGGAAGTTGAagtttcttgaattaaattatttgcgaTACAGAAGGTCAATCGTGGCGTTAAAGGAGAaaagtttgaataaaacttccttataaaaaacattaaaaatttagtgatTCTCGCTTGtctgatatttaaaaaatcggaaaGTAATCAactgaaatattatacaattgcATTAAGTTTAAACAAAAGCTAAATCGTACTTTATGCGTATgtaaacatatgtatatttattcatcTTAATTGCATTCAATACAGTATCTGGCAATAATTCAAAGATATCCGATAAATATAATCTGTGCTGAGTCTTCACCGTTATTGCCAGCGTAGtcagataattaaaatagaaggATCAAATCTCTCAAGAATCTCAAATGGTCTATTTACGAACCCTGTGATTAGCATCTCCGTTTTCCAAAGCTGACGAACTGTGAATTCTGCTGATAGACACGTTGCTGGGGCTCCGATCCATTCCGTTACTACCTGGTTCCTGGCCTGAAAGAGATCTGGCTTACTGCCTACTGCATTTTTACGCGCGACCTATGTAACGAGTCCTGTCAGCAGCATGCAATGAAGAAAATGATGGCCTCCACCCACCCGTGCGTCATTAATCCTCCGAAGTGCGCGCACGAGGCAAATTGCAATTTCGTGAAGCTCGCATTTCACGCCCTATGTCATTCGCACGAACGTGCTTCTGCAACACTTCTAGAACACGTTCCGCTTTACAGTAGTGTCAAAAAATCGAGAAGACCAAACACTCTTATCTCGCAGCAAAATCATACATCATACCGTCGTGGAAACTCATGAATTTTTCCGGTCAATTCAAGTAAGTGGTGTGGTTGTAAAATAACATGATGttgacaaagaaaattttcaaaaagttgTTGATTTACACTTACAACcgcaaaatttgtttataactcaacatgaattttttatttcaacataaTTAACGTAAGctttaaaaatagtatatttggGGAGAAAAAAGAGCAAGAgttttgtaataaagaaaacaaataaatgtttataaaataagaatgtttataaaacaatgttttcAACAACgcgtaaatatcaatttttaattgtaattgggattaatttctgtattttcattgtgaataatcaataatacaatatttaatattttatcttatttacagcatggaatattgcaattttatgtttatctctGAGTTTTCTAAATTAAGTACACTATCATACGAAACAAATTAGCTCGAATTgccaacttttaattaaagagatGAACTTTTTAACCGTAATGAAATAACTATTTAATCTGAAATCGCAAGCGTAATCAAAAAAGagatattatcaattataaaacacagacaaattttaagattatattgtACTGATACTGATTGGTTATGCGATAATTAgccatattaatttattaataattattcttgaaTCTTTTCTTCCTACATCAGAGTGCATTTAATCGATATCaaccaattaattttattaaatgaatcAAATGAACTTTGCTTGATCGAAAAGACCGCCATACTTAAAGTAGCACTTGACCTTTGCACCAAAGATGCGTTCGGGGAGGCGCTATTAgtgctatcagcatcagtctatctttaaatactcattaaaagtagaacgaGGATAGACTAATGCGCTCATAGCATTCTCTCCAAACGCATCCCAAATGTCAGGGATGAACGCTAGCGTCCTTTGCAAAGATAATCTTATCATAAATTTCCCTAATAGTCTTGTTGAAGACTATCcctaatataaactttatgttgcaatttgatatttttttaacagtccACCGCAAACAATtcgtttatgtaaaaatatctgCTTAGATATTTCCTGATTTgtgataaacaattaaaaatgatacatCTGTTATTCTTTTCACCAGTTCTTTAACCTAAatccttaaaattatttttagtaaatgttTAACAGTTAAAGTTTTTATCATTTAGCA
This sequence is a window from Monomorium pharaonis isolate MP-MQ-018 chromosome 3, ASM1337386v2, whole genome shotgun sequence. Protein-coding genes within it:
- the LOC105838746 gene encoding sodium-driven chloride bicarbonate exchanger isoform X8, with protein sequence MRLTISRHVSPGKRYKKCRAPSVNVKHLCRAIERRRCSKLSKARDKKKSCDTSALRPWMQPRAGSGGAHPGGTGDDEAPKDPGARITHQSYTEKDYEGHRAHTVYVGVHLPGERRHRRHHKHHHSQRQPGGKEDADNDRPRQLLMARRGRLASICDPAGEMIFTPPAQRVQFILGEEVGDDAHESHPLFSEMEELVKDGDEMEWKETARWIKFEEDVEEGGNRWSKPHVATLSLHSLFELRSLLLNGTVMLDMEAGSLEQIADLVLDNMISKGVLSVELREKVREALLVRHRHQHERRKDNNMSKLPIIRSLAEIGRNHSSSKMEESNSAPAIAGATSQGSGAALNAGSRFLTIPGNPGQEPGSNGMDRSPSNVSISRIHSSSALENGDANHRGNTHFMRKIPPGAEASNILVGEVDFLDKTLSAFIRLSQAGIMGDLTEVPVPTRFIFVLLGPMGGISGFHEIGRAMATLMSDEVFHDVAYKAKNRNHLLSGIDEFLDAVTVLPPGEWDPAIRIEPPAAIPSQEVRKRPKEEKPKEEFDEEADEQKLREESGLSRTGRLFGGLINDFKRKAPFYLSDFKDALALQCVASFIFLYFACLSPIITFGGLLSEATGKNMAAMESLVSGFVCGIGYGFFSGQPLTILGSTGPVLVFETIVYEFCKKVDWSYMSFRFWIGTWISVILMILVALDASACVCYITRFTEENFATLIAFIFIYKAIENVLSIGKKYPLNTYSSQTLDYDCWCKPPNISLPSSYDNMNWTTLDKTACENYNGTMVGDGCSVPHYVPDVFLMSIILFMGTFLLSVELKDFKNALFFPSKVRQVVSDFAVIIAIFSMSTLDHFVGIPTPKLEVPTEFKPTLEGRGWLIWPFERNPWWSAIGACLPALLGTILIFMDQQITAVIVNRKENKLKKGCGYHLDLFILAILIEICSVMGLPWFVAATVLSINHVNSLKLESECAAPGEKPQFLGVREQRVTHILIFLMIGCSVLLTPMLRNIPMPVLFGVFLYMGAASLKGLQFFDRILIMLMPVKYQPDYMFLRQVPLKRVHMFTAIQLTCLACLWLIKSFSHTSILFPLMLVVMIGIRKSLDLMFTQRELKILDDIMPEPSKKHADDLRKLENGEDHNETMGYGPPGNIQISLANGNIMKIPLASINISEEVNKTGIWQQVNESNEKTKQSKSLINVGKQKKNPKKDNSLLAADETTRLTTMTEEDEDDSGISIKVDLIRSKESISPLKANGTTSAETSV